The Methylomagnum ishizawai genome has a window encoding:
- a CDS encoding DnaJ C-terminal domain-containing protein, which translates to MQFKDYYQTLGVARTATEADIKKAFRKLARKYHPDVSKEKDAEQRMQEVNEAYAVLSDPEKRAAYDQVGRGYQPGQDFRPPPDWDAGFEFAGQGSGPGEAADFSDFFAELFGRKGRGGGFGRRGDGFRTAGADHHSKVMLDLEDAFHGATRRVSLRAPRLDGQGHLVMDTRDLTVKIPKGIRAGQTIRLAGQGAPGSGGAAAGDLLLEVHFQPHPRFRVAGGDLHLDLPVAPWEAALGAVIAVEMPDGPLKVRIPAGAQSGQVLRVRGKGIPSQPPGDLLIAVRVVLPPADSPKARELYERMARELAFDPRQHGSHDHA; encoded by the coding sequence ATGCAGTTCAAGGATTATTACCAGACCCTCGGGGTGGCGCGGACGGCCACGGAAGCCGACATCAAAAAAGCCTTCCGCAAGCTGGCCCGCAAATACCACCCGGACGTTTCCAAGGAAAAGGACGCCGAGCAGCGCATGCAGGAAGTGAACGAAGCCTATGCGGTGCTATCCGATCCCGAGAAACGCGCCGCCTACGATCAAGTCGGGCGCGGCTACCAACCGGGACAGGATTTCCGTCCGCCGCCGGACTGGGACGCGGGTTTCGAGTTCGCGGGCCAGGGCTCCGGGCCGGGCGAGGCGGCGGATTTCAGCGACTTCTTCGCGGAACTATTCGGGCGCAAGGGCCGGGGCGGCGGTTTCGGCAGGCGCGGCGACGGCTTCCGAACGGCGGGCGCGGACCATCATTCCAAGGTGATGCTGGACCTGGAGGATGCCTTCCACGGCGCGACCCGGCGGGTGTCGCTACGGGCACCGCGCTTGGATGGCCAGGGCCATCTGGTCATGGACACCCGCGACCTGACCGTGAAGATTCCCAAGGGCATCCGCGCCGGACAAACCATCCGCCTGGCGGGCCAGGGCGCGCCCGGCAGCGGCGGCGCGGCGGCGGGGGATTTGCTGCTGGAAGTGCATTTCCAGCCCCATCCCCGGTTCCGGGTGGCGGGTGGGGATTTGCACCTCGATTTGCCGGTCGCGCCCTGGGAAGCGGCGCTGGGCGCGGTGATCGCGGTGGAGATGCCGGACGGTCCCTTGAAAGTCCGCATCCCGGCGGGGGCGCAGAGCGGCCAAGTCCTGCGCGTGCGCGGCAAGGGCATTCCCAGCCAGCCGCCAGGCGATTTGCTGATCGCCGTCCGGGTGGTGCTGCCACCCGCCGACAGCCCCAAGGCGCGGGAACTCTACGAGCGGATGGCCCGCGAACTCGCCTTCGATCCACGCCAGCACGGGAGCCACGACCATGCGTGA
- a CDS encoding chaperone modulator CbpM — MRENDILIGSLMEETWLTLEQVAAACRVEPDWLVRHIEEGLFPGSRGTAGIWRFSSAQLLRARRMRQVERDFDAVPELAALVADMLEELDELRARLDRARPR, encoded by the coding sequence ATGCGTGAGAACGACATCCTGATCGGCAGCCTGATGGAGGAAACCTGGCTGACCCTGGAACAAGTGGCGGCGGCCTGCCGGGTCGAACCGGACTGGCTGGTGCGCCATATCGAGGAAGGTCTATTCCCCGGCAGCCGGGGCACGGCGGGGATTTGGCGGTTTTCCAGCGCCCAATTGCTCCGGGCGCGGCGGATGCGGCAGGTGGAGCGCGATTTCGACGCCGTGCCGGAATTGGCGGCCCTGGTCGCCGATATGCTGGAAGAATTGGACGAACTCCGGGCGCGGCTGGACCGTGCCCGCCCACGCTGA
- the trxC gene encoding thioredoxin TrxC, which yields MNDPLHLVCPHCHAVNRVPAAKLGHGPNCGHCHRPLFTGHPVELNAATFAQHIGRNDIPVLVDFWAPWCGPCKMMAPYFVQAAGLLEPQVRLAKLDTQAEPGLGSEHGILSIPTLALFQGGREVARQAGAMGTRDIVAWTRSRL from the coding sequence ATGAACGACCCACTGCATTTGGTCTGCCCGCACTGCCACGCGGTGAACCGGGTTCCCGCCGCCAAGCTCGGGCACGGCCCCAACTGCGGGCACTGCCACCGGCCCTTGTTCACCGGCCATCCGGTGGAACTGAACGCCGCCACCTTCGCCCAGCACATCGGGCGCAACGATATTCCGGTGCTGGTGGATTTCTGGGCGCCCTGGTGCGGACCCTGCAAGATGATGGCCCCTTATTTCGTCCAGGCGGCGGGGCTGTTGGAACCCCAGGTCCGGCTCGCCAAGCTCGACACCCAGGCGGAACCGGGTTTGGGGTCCGAGCATGGCATCCTCAGCATCCCCACCCTGGCCTTGTTCCAGGGCGGGCGCGAAGTCGCGCGGCAGGCGGGGGCGATGGGCACCCGCGATATCGTGGCCTGGACGCGCTCGCGGCTCTGA
- a CDS encoding glycoside hydrolase family 5 protein — MDRTIRSLALAGLALAGGAARAYSTHDGAIYDPAQQPVQLRGVNWFGFEGQDHVAHGLWTRNWKDMVAQMKTVGFNAVRIPVCPGTLHGSGITSVDFNLNPDLAGKNSLQALDLVLAEFDRQGFYILLDHHRPDCYGDISELWYTNAYSQQSWLDDLRFMAQRYQMLPHLIGIDIKNEPHGAATWGVGNPATDWNTAAETAAAALQAVAPELLIFVEGIQENPGCSGPINHWWGGNLEPLACHPLAIPADRLVLSPHVYGPDVYAQPYFSASNFPANLPAIWDAHFGQFRADGYTLAIGETGGRYGHGGDAKDKPFQDALVDYLIAKDIQHLFYWSWNPNSGDTGGILQDDWRNVWQDKLDLLHRLWNGGGPAACADGLDNDGDGWVDYPADPGCSSSTDSDETDPPPPTACADGLDNDGDGRVDYPADPGCASATDSDETDPPPPPPAACADGLDNDGDGRVDYPADPGCASSTDGDEYNAPLPPTRLELPVSLSIASDWGAGYCANATVTNGTDHPVEWTTHFQVQGIIRNLWNANYSQTGGNVDASGLEWNKVLNPGAAASFGFCADRPAPKNACEDGLDNDGDGLTDYPGDPGCGSATDNDETNPAPGAVMASLNLTTDWGAGYCANVDVKNSGPLAVAWQVGLNIEGRVYTLWNAVHTQTGGTLQAQGVAWNRLVPGGGTVQFGFCANR; from the coding sequence ATGGACAGAACAATACGGAGCTTGGCGCTGGCCGGGCTGGCGCTGGCCGGTGGCGCGGCGCGGGCTTATTCGACCCACGACGGCGCGATCTACGACCCGGCCCAGCAGCCGGTACAACTGCGCGGGGTCAACTGGTTCGGTTTCGAGGGCCAGGACCATGTGGCCCATGGCCTATGGACCCGCAATTGGAAGGACATGGTCGCGCAGATGAAGACCGTGGGTTTCAACGCGGTGCGGATTCCGGTCTGTCCCGGCACCTTGCACGGGTCCGGGATCACCAGCGTCGATTTCAACCTGAACCCGGACCTGGCCGGGAAGAACTCGCTGCAAGCCCTCGATTTGGTCCTGGCCGAATTCGACCGCCAGGGCTTCTATATCCTGCTCGACCACCACCGGCCCGATTGCTACGGCGATATCAGCGAACTGTGGTACACCAACGCCTATAGCCAGCAGTCCTGGCTGGACGATCTGAGGTTCATGGCCCAGCGCTACCAAATGCTGCCGCATTTGATCGGCATCGATATCAAGAACGAGCCGCATGGTGCCGCCACCTGGGGTGTGGGCAATCCCGCCACCGACTGGAACACCGCCGCCGAAACCGCCGCCGCCGCCCTCCAGGCCGTGGCCCCGGAACTGTTGATCTTCGTCGAGGGCATCCAGGAAAACCCCGGATGCAGCGGTCCGATCAACCATTGGTGGGGCGGCAACCTGGAACCCTTGGCCTGCCATCCGCTGGCGATCCCGGCGGACCGCTTGGTGCTGTCGCCCCATGTCTACGGGCCGGATGTCTACGCCCAGCCCTATTTCTCGGCCTCCAACTTCCCGGCCAACCTGCCCGCCATCTGGGACGCCCATTTCGGCCAGTTCCGGGCCGATGGCTATACCCTCGCCATCGGCGAAACCGGCGGGCGCTACGGCCACGGCGGGGATGCCAAGGACAAGCCGTTCCAGGACGCCCTGGTCGATTATCTGATCGCCAAGGATATACAGCATCTGTTCTATTGGTCCTGGAATCCCAACAGCGGCGATACCGGCGGCATCCTCCAGGACGACTGGCGCAACGTCTGGCAGGACAAGCTCGATCTTTTGCACCGGCTATGGAATGGCGGTGGCCCGGCGGCTTGCGCCGATGGCCTCGACAACGACGGCGACGGCTGGGTGGATTATCCCGCCGACCCCGGCTGTTCTTCGTCCACCGACAGCGACGAAACCGATCCGCCGCCGCCCACCGCCTGCGCCGATGGCCTCGACAACGACGGCGATGGCCGGGTGGATTATCCCGCCGACCCCGGCTGCGCCTCCGCCACCGACAGCGACGAAACCGACCCGCCGCCGCCCCCGCCCGCCGCTTGCGCCGATGGCCTCGACAACGACGGCGACGGGCGGGTGGATTATCCCGCCGACCCCGGCTGCGCCTCGTCCACCGATGGCGACGAGTACAATGCGCCGCTCCCGCCGACCCGGCTCGAATTGCCGGTGAGCCTCAGCATCGCCTCGGATTGGGGCGCGGGTTATTGCGCCAACGCCACCGTCACCAACGGCACCGACCACCCGGTGGAATGGACCACCCACTTCCAGGTCCAGGGAATCATCCGCAACCTGTGGAACGCCAATTACAGCCAGACCGGCGGCAACGTGGACGCTTCCGGCCTGGAGTGGAACAAGGTCTTGAATCCCGGCGCTGCCGCCAGTTTCGGGTTCTGCGCCGACCGGCCCGCGCCGAAAAACGCCTGCGAAGATGGCCTCGACAACGATGGCGACGGCCTGACCGATTATCCCGGCGATCCGGGTTGCGGCTCGGCGACGGACAACGACGAAACCAACCCGGCACCGGGCGCGGTGATGGCCAGCCTCAACCTTACCACCGACTGGGGAGCCGGTTATTGCGCCAATGTGGATGTGAAAAATAGCGGCCCGCTGGCGGTGGCCTGGCAGGTGGGCCTGAATATCGAAGGCCGGGTCTACACCCTGTGGAACGC